In Cytobacillus oceanisediminis, the following proteins share a genomic window:
- a CDS encoding flagellar protein FliT — translation MSSVQRFYDLTLELIKTLEHTKLDRDAKMNEVEILLEKRQQAMAGMAPPYSDTEKDLGARLISLNAKVTQLMTREKLVIQKDIKDLSVKKELTGKYANPYQSMATDGMFYDKRK, via the coding sequence GTGAGTTCGGTTCAAAGGTTTTATGATTTAACACTCGAGCTAATCAAAACTCTGGAACATACAAAGCTTGACCGTGATGCGAAAATGAATGAGGTCGAAATACTGCTTGAAAAACGCCAGCAGGCAATGGCTGGTATGGCTCCTCCATATTCAGATACCGAAAAGGATCTGGGAGCCAGGCTGATCAGCCTCAATGCAAAAGTCACCCAGCTGATGACAAGGGAAAAGCTAGTTATTCAAAAAGACATCAAAGACTTAAGCGTTAAAAAAGAATTAACCGGAAAATATGCAAATCCCTATCAATCCATGGCAACGGACGGCATGTTTTATGATAAAAGAAAATAG
- the csrA gene encoding carbon storage regulator CsrA, with protein sequence MLVLTRRLKESIMIGDDIEISILSIEGDQVKLGISAPKNVDIHRKEIYLSIQQENSSATKTEAISIESLSNFFKKK encoded by the coding sequence ATGCTTGTACTCACTAGGAGACTAAAAGAATCAATCATGATTGGTGACGATATTGAAATCTCAATCCTTTCCATCGAAGGTGACCAAGTAAAACTAGGCATTAGCGCGCCAAAAAATGTTGATATACATAGAAAAGAAATATACCTATCAATTCAGCAGGAAAACAGCAGTGCAACTAAAACAGAAGCAATTTCAATCGAAAGCCTGAGCAATTTTTTTAAAAAGAAATAA
- the flgM gene encoding flagellar biosynthesis anti-sigma factor FlgM produces MKINNFGPSGVNPYKRQLNKLENAGKPARTASDKIEISSTAKEMQQVSQLSENRKAKVEELKIQVENGTYKINPKEVAKSIANFYSKK; encoded by the coding sequence ATGAAAATCAATAATTTTGGTCCTTCAGGCGTGAACCCATACAAACGCCAATTGAATAAGCTTGAAAATGCAGGAAAACCAGCCAGAACGGCATCAGATAAAATTGAAATCAGCTCCACTGCAAAGGAAATGCAGCAGGTATCACAGCTAAGCGAAAATCGTAAAGCAAAAGTAGAAGAGCTTAAAATCCAGGTAGAGAACGGCACCTATAAAATCAATCCGAAAGAAGTCGCGAAAAGCATCGCTAATTTTTATTCAAAAAAATAA
- the flaG gene encoding flagellar protein FlaG yields the protein MIDRFSSQYMPLTPRLSNKNEVNNEFTKKESNILEQPTRKHVEPLKKDKLTEVVDSMNEFLQASHTSLKFVLHEELNEYYVTLVDDLTQEVVKEIPSKKMLDMYAAMTEFVGLMVDKKI from the coding sequence ATGATCGATCGGTTTTCATCTCAATACATGCCTCTTACACCTAGACTTTCTAATAAAAATGAAGTAAATAATGAGTTTACAAAAAAAGAATCTAATATACTCGAACAGCCAACACGTAAACATGTTGAGCCACTGAAGAAAGATAAGCTAACAGAAGTAGTCGATAGCATGAACGAGTTCTTACAAGCTTCTCATACCTCATTAAAGTTCGTCCTTCATGAAGAGTTAAATGAATATTACGTGACATTGGTCGATGACCTAACTCAGGAAGTAGTAAAGGAAATCCCATCAAAGAAAATGCTTGATATGTATGCCGCAATGACGGAATTTGTTGGGCTGATGGTAGATAAGAAGATTTAA
- the fliS gene encoding flagellar export chaperone FliS — MAVSNPYQSYQQNSVNTASPGELTLMLYNGCLKFIHQAKKAIMDNNIEAKNTNIQKAQNIIQELMVTLNMDVEVSKNMMSLYDYMNRRLMEANVKNEAAILDEVEGLVSEFRDTWKEVIQVNRQKQFSQGGTV; from the coding sequence ATGGCAGTAAGCAATCCATACCAATCTTATCAGCAAAACTCAGTGAATACAGCTTCACCTGGAGAGCTGACACTGATGCTATATAACGGCTGCCTGAAGTTTATCCATCAGGCGAAAAAAGCCATCATGGACAATAACATTGAGGCAAAAAACACCAATATCCAGAAGGCGCAAAATATTATTCAAGAGCTGATGGTTACGTTAAATATGGATGTAGAGGTATCTAAAAATATGATGTCTTTATATGATTATATGAACCGGAGGCTGATGGAGGCGAATGTCAAGAATGAGGCAGCTATTCTTGATGAAGTCGAAGGTCTTGTATCCGAATTCCGCGACACATGGAAGGAAGTCATCCAGGTCAATCGCCAGAAGCAATTCTCCCAAGGCGGCACAGTGTAG
- a CDS encoding flagellar protein FlgN, translated as MSAEALTATMEKLLKLHKSLYELAVKKTDIIKTGDMDALNQMLKDEQAHIAAIGRLENEREKAANSIAPMLESPTVSDCLNILTQPDRLKLEAITNELAELIFELKEQNFLNQQLVHHSLQFVNVSMSLFRPQPETMNYGPPAKKKSEKMNPGIFNSKV; from the coding sequence ATGTCAGCCGAAGCACTAACTGCAACGATGGAGAAACTGCTAAAGCTTCATAAAAGCCTATATGAACTCGCAGTTAAAAAGACAGACATTATTAAGACCGGCGACATGGACGCCCTGAATCAGATGCTGAAGGATGAGCAGGCTCATATTGCAGCTATCGGCCGATTGGAAAACGAGCGGGAAAAGGCAGCAAATTCCATCGCGCCGATGCTGGAAAGCCCTACAGTATCAGATTGTTTAAATATTCTCACGCAGCCTGATCGCCTCAAGCTGGAAGCCATAACAAATGAGCTTGCTGAGCTGATATTTGAACTGAAAGAGCAGAATTTCCTAAACCAGCAGCTTGTTCATCATTCCCTTCAGTTTGTAAATGTATCTATGAGTCTTTTTAGGCCGCAGCCTGAAACGATGAATTATGGCCCGCCTGCCAAGAAGAAATCTGAAAAGATGAATCCAGGAATTTTCAACTCGAAAGTGTAG
- a CDS encoding flagellin yields MRINHNIAALNTYRQLNSASGAQSKSMEKLSSGLRINRAGDDAAGLAISEKMRGQIRGLDRASANAQDGISLIQTAEGALNETHDILQRMNELATQAANGNLQSEDRTAISDEINQLNSEIDRIANSTNFNGKKLLDGSFGVQLDAANTGMSIGNNGVTAIDISGAKASTTFTIAAGTAADEWVLSDTSGNQQTVKLADGTAGTLNFDQLGVKISLNGTQTRAGVLAAVSGGGNAGEIVTGAQTAVNIQIGANTSTDERLGIQIGKMDTTASSLNTGAISVATDADARSAMDITKAAISKVSAERSKLGAYQNRLEHTINNLSTSSENLTAAESRIRDVDMAKEMMEQTKNSILAQASQAMLAQSNQMPQGVLQLLR; encoded by the coding sequence ATGAGAATTAATCATAATATTGCTGCGTTGAATACTTATCGTCAGTTGAATAGTGCTTCAGGTGCTCAATCAAAATCAATGGAGAAATTATCTTCAGGTCTTCGTATTAATCGTGCTGGAGATGATGCAGCTGGACTTGCAATCTCTGAGAAAATGCGTGGACAAATTCGTGGTTTAGACAGAGCATCTGCAAATGCTCAAGATGGAATCTCACTTATTCAAACGGCTGAAGGTGCTTTAAATGAAACACACGATATCCTTCAACGTATGAATGAACTTGCTACACAAGCTGCAAACGGAAACCTACAATCTGAAGATAGAACTGCTATCAGTGATGAAATCAATCAGTTAAACAGTGAGATTGACCGTATTGCAAACTCTACAAATTTTAATGGTAAAAAGTTGCTTGATGGTAGTTTTGGTGTTCAATTAGATGCTGCAAATACAGGTATGTCTATTGGTAATAATGGTGTTACAGCTATTGATATCAGTGGTGCGAAGGCATCTACAACTTTTACTATTGCTGCTGGTACTGCAGCTGATGAGTGGGTACTTTCTGACACATCTGGAAATCAACAGACAGTAAAATTAGCAGATGGAACTGCTGGAACATTAAATTTTGACCAATTAGGAGTTAAAATTTCATTAAATGGAACACAAACACGTGCTGGAGTTCTTGCTGCAGTTTCTGGTGGTGGTAATGCTGGTGAAATTGTAACAGGAGCTCAAACAGCAGTAAACATTCAAATTGGTGCTAATACAAGTACTGACGAACGTTTAGGTATTCAAATTGGAAAAATGGATACAACTGCAAGTTCTTTAAATACTGGTGCAATCAGTGTTGCAACTGATGCAGATGCTAGAAGTGCGATGGATATCACAAAAGCTGCAATTAGTAAAGTATCTGCCGAGCGTTCAAAATTAGGTGCATACCAAAACCGTCTTGAGCACACAATTAATAACTTAAGTACATCTTCAGAAAACCTAACTGCTGCGGAATCTCGTATCCGTGATGTTGACATGGCGAAAGAAATGATGGAACAAACTAAGAATTCTATTCTTGCACAAGCATCACAAGCAATGTTGGCTCAATCAAATCAAATGCCACAAGGAGTATTACAACTTCTTCGTTAA
- the flgK gene encoding flagellar hook-associated protein FlgK — MRSTFMGLETARRGMFTQQSALYTTGHNISNANTPGYTRQRINFAQTEPYPGVGMNRPQIPGQMGTGVEAGTVQRIRESFLDLQYRTENTKMGYYGAMSESLTKMEEIMNEPSENGLHSTLEKFWNALQDLSSHTENTGARDVVAATGQMVADTLNYYYNSLSRVQEDIGNQVDVKVDEINAIVAQIDHLNKQIASVEPHGYLPNDLYDERDLLVDSLSQLVNVKVTSVVPNTYGDAKPMAAGLYNIEIVQKDGKSYNPPISLISATKESGIVGTNKVELEKSEDSGLVTGLKIGSASFTQFETLSGELSGLINSYGYEAGGSAKGAYPEMLEKLNRMTSAFAKEFNEIHKNGYALGADAISGLDFFQFDEGNPAQSIKVNQELLDDSSKIAAAAEKGGASGDNHNAQLLADLRKKSFSDYTSLTDDEKSKLNGSIDSYYSGIIGRLGVDSQSAQKDLKNSAVLADSVDRNRQSVSAVSLDEEMTNMIKFQHAYNASARNITVVDEMLDKIINGMGVVGR; from the coding sequence ATGCGTTCAACTTTTATGGGACTCGAAACGGCCCGCCGCGGCATGTTCACCCAGCAAAGTGCTTTATATACAACAGGACATAATATTTCAAATGCGAATACGCCGGGATACACCAGGCAGCGGATTAATTTCGCGCAAACCGAGCCTTATCCAGGAGTTGGAATGAATCGTCCGCAGATACCCGGACAAATGGGGACAGGTGTCGAGGCGGGAACCGTCCAGAGAATAAGAGAATCGTTTCTGGATCTGCAATATAGAACCGAAAACACCAAAATGGGCTACTATGGAGCCATGAGCGAGTCTCTGACTAAGATGGAAGAAATCATGAATGAGCCGTCTGAAAATGGACTGCACAGTACCCTGGAAAAGTTCTGGAACGCCCTGCAGGATTTATCAAGCCACACCGAAAATACCGGAGCCAGGGATGTAGTGGCTGCTACAGGACAGATGGTTGCCGATACACTGAATTATTACTATAATTCTCTGTCACGGGTTCAGGAGGATATTGGCAATCAAGTTGATGTGAAGGTTGATGAAATCAACGCGATCGTTGCGCAGATTGATCATCTGAATAAGCAGATCGCCTCTGTTGAGCCGCACGGATACCTCCCAAATGACCTTTATGACGAGAGAGATTTATTGGTAGATAGCCTTTCACAATTGGTTAATGTGAAAGTGACCAGTGTGGTCCCTAATACATATGGGGATGCTAAACCGATGGCAGCGGGCCTTTATAATATCGAGATTGTCCAAAAGGATGGAAAATCCTATAATCCGCCCATCAGCCTCATATCCGCAACAAAAGAGAGCGGCATTGTTGGCACAAACAAGGTGGAGCTTGAAAAAAGCGAAGACAGCGGACTTGTAACAGGATTAAAAATCGGTTCCGCTTCATTTACACAGTTTGAGACTTTATCCGGTGAACTATCTGGTTTAATTAACAGCTATGGGTATGAAGCAGGGGGTTCCGCTAAGGGTGCTTATCCTGAAATGCTGGAGAAGCTGAATAGAATGACATCTGCTTTTGCCAAGGAATTCAATGAAATTCATAAAAACGGGTATGCTCTGGGTGCGGATGCTATCTCAGGTCTAGACTTTTTCCAGTTTGATGAGGGAAATCCCGCACAAAGCATTAAAGTAAATCAAGAACTGCTTGATGACTCTTCTAAAATCGCCGCTGCAGCCGAAAAAGGCGGTGCTTCTGGAGATAACCACAATGCACAGCTGCTGGCTGATTTAAGAAAGAAAAGCTTTAGTGATTATACTTCATTGACTGATGATGAAAAATCAAAGCTGAATGGAAGCATTGATTCCTATTATTCAGGAATAATCGGACGGTTAGGAGTAGACTCTCAGAGTGCTCAGAAGGATTTAAAAAACTCTGCCGTGCTGGCGGATTCAGTAGACCGGAACAGGCAATCAGTCAGTGCAGTCTCATTAGATGAAGAAATGACCAATATGATTAAATTCCAACATGCATACAACGCTTCGGCCAGAAATATAACTGTGGTTGATGAAATGCTCGATAAAATTATCAACGGCATGGGCGTCGTAGGCAGATAA
- the flgL gene encoding flagellar hook-associated protein FlgL, whose product MRVTQSMLSNNMLRNLSNSYSRMDKLQDQISTQKKFTKPSDDPVAAMMGMNYRTDLNRIQQFTRNIGEVRNWVDSTDDALDKGVMALQRIRELTLQASNGTLEGDQRKAVAEEIKQLKEHLQNIGDTQVGGKYIFNGKQTNVRPSESGFQSGTIELEVFSGIKIPVNTEGKALFEDMLSDEGDIQKLITALETNDPAVGDMLEKVDKNIDKFLSARALIGAKQNRVELMEDRLSQQEVFSTRILSDNEDIDMEKAIIELTTQESIHRAALSVGARIIQPTLTDFLR is encoded by the coding sequence GTGCGTGTAACACAATCAATGCTATCAAATAACATGCTACGCAATTTAAGCAACAGCTACAGCAGAATGGACAAGCTGCAGGATCAAATTTCGACTCAAAAGAAATTTACCAAGCCATCGGACGATCCAGTCGCTGCGATGATGGGGATGAACTATCGTACGGATTTAAACCGGATTCAGCAATTTACCCGCAACATCGGGGAAGTAAGAAACTGGGTTGACAGTACGGATGATGCCCTGGATAAAGGTGTGATGGCTCTGCAACGAATTAGGGAACTGACTCTTCAAGCAAGCAATGGCACGCTGGAAGGAGATCAGCGTAAAGCCGTTGCGGAAGAGATAAAACAGCTTAAAGAGCATCTGCAGAATATCGGTGATACACAAGTGGGTGGAAAGTATATTTTTAACGGCAAACAGACGAATGTACGGCCATCTGAATCAGGATTTCAAAGCGGGACCATCGAGCTTGAGGTTTTTTCAGGCATCAAGATTCCTGTAAATACTGAAGGAAAAGCTTTATTTGAGGACATGCTTAGCGATGAAGGAGATATCCAAAAGCTAATCACAGCACTCGAAACGAATGATCCTGCCGTTGGAGATATGCTAGAGAAAGTTGATAAAAACATAGACAAATTTTTGTCTGCTCGTGCACTAATAGGTGCCAAACAGAATCGTGTCGAGCTGATGGAGGACCGCCTTTCCCAGCAGGAGGTCTTCTCGACAAGAATCCTTTCCGATAATGAAGACATCGATATGGAAAAAGCCATCATCGAGCTAACAACCCAGGAAAGCATCCATCGTGCAGCACTAAGTGTTGGGGCGAGGATCATACAGCCAACCCTGACTGACTTTTTGAGATAA
- a CDS encoding DUF6470 family protein — protein sequence MNLPQIRLESNFIKMGLKIEKSVQEIEQPPAIQSIQQPKAILEIETPPGKLTIDQTKAREDVDLKSVGRRIEEFAQNGYQDWLKGMERRAAQGTELMKIENGGNPIAYQAKENSEGPPKQFNIGWLPSYNSVKIQYEPAKVSIDAQPQKPKIEVEIRKPVHTYTPGKVSTEILEKNSLNIDFINLTI from the coding sequence ATGAACCTGCCGCAAATCAGACTGGAATCTAATTTTATCAAAATGGGATTAAAGATAGAAAAATCCGTGCAGGAAATTGAACAGCCCCCTGCTATCCAATCCATCCAGCAGCCCAAAGCCATCCTGGAAATTGAAACACCCCCCGGTAAGCTGACGATCGACCAGACAAAAGCACGGGAGGACGTGGACCTTAAAAGTGTCGGCAGAAGAATAGAAGAGTTTGCCCAAAACGGGTACCAGGATTGGCTAAAAGGGATGGAGAGAAGGGCTGCACAGGGAACAGAGCTCATGAAAATTGAAAACGGCGGCAATCCCATTGCCTATCAGGCCAAAGAAAACAGTGAAGGTCCTCCCAAGCAGTTCAATATTGGCTGGCTGCCTTCTTACAATAGTGTAAAGATTCAATACGAACCAGCCAAAGTCAGCATTGATGCTCAGCCGCAAAAGCCGAAGATTGAAGTTGAGATCCGAAAGCCGGTTCATACTTATACGCCTGGAAAAGTCAGCACAGAAATTCTTGAGAAAAACAGCCTGAATATTGATTTTATCAATTTAACAATATAG
- a CDS encoding YjfB family protein, which produces MDIPLMSMVLSQGQVQQQASISVMKKAMDQAEGNAEFINKMMSGSHIQALQPHLGGNIDIKG; this is translated from the coding sequence TTGGATATCCCATTAATGTCCATGGTCTTATCCCAAGGCCAAGTCCAGCAGCAGGCATCCATCTCGGTCATGAAAAAAGCCATGGATCAAGCGGAGGGAAATGCAGAATTTATTAATAAGATGATGAGCGGGTCTCACATACAGGCCCTCCAGCCCCATTTGGGCGGCAATATTGATATAAAAGGATGA
- the hpf gene encoding ribosome hibernation-promoting factor, HPF/YfiA family, producing the protein MNYNIRGENIEVTPAIREYVEKKIAKLERYFTETPDANVHVNLKTYNNNRSKVEVTIPMPNLVLRAEEDHDDMYAAIDLITDKLERQIRKHKTKVNRKFREKGNLTAVFAALENEIEAPEVEEEDNDLEVVRQKSFDLKPMDSEEAILQMNMLGHSFYVFTNAESNLTNVVYKRKDGRYGLIEAQ; encoded by the coding sequence ATGAATTACAACATTCGTGGTGAAAACATTGAGGTAACTCCAGCAATTAGAGAGTACGTAGAGAAGAAAATTGCTAAGTTAGAAAGGTATTTTACTGAAACTCCTGATGCAAATGTACATGTAAATTTAAAAACGTATAACAATAACCGTTCTAAAGTGGAAGTAACGATTCCGATGCCGAACCTGGTTCTTCGTGCAGAGGAAGATCATGATGATATGTATGCAGCGATTGATCTGATTACAGATAAATTGGAGCGTCAAATCCGCAAACATAAAACAAAAGTGAACCGCAAATTCCGCGAAAAAGGCAATCTGACTGCTGTGTTTGCAGCGTTGGAAAATGAGATAGAGGCGCCAGAAGTGGAAGAGGAGGATAACGACCTTGAAGTTGTCCGCCAAAAGAGCTTCGATCTGAAGCCAATGGACAGTGAAGAGGCGATCCTGCAGATGAACATGCTAGGCCACAGCTTCTACGTGTTCACGAATGCAGAATCTAATTTAACAAATGTAGTGTACAAGCGTAAAGACGGCCGCTATGGTCTGATTGAAGCGCAATAA
- a CDS encoding TIGR03826 family flagellar region protein, with protein sequence MAELSNCPKCDAIFVKSQFRDVCQDCWKEEEKAYETVYQFIRKRENRTAKMMEVVEATGVEEELIIKFIKTGRLKLAQFPNLGYPCEKCGTSIREGKLCGSCAGNLRKDLQQFTAEEERRKEAVQREKHGTYFAVNEKINKRF encoded by the coding sequence ATGGCTGAGTTATCAAACTGCCCGAAATGTGACGCCATTTTTGTCAAAAGCCAATTCCGCGATGTCTGCCAGGATTGCTGGAAGGAAGAAGAAAAGGCCTATGAGACGGTTTACCAGTTTATCCGGAAGAGGGAAAACAGGACAGCGAAGATGATGGAGGTTGTCGAGGCGACCGGAGTCGAGGAAGAACTCATCATAAAGTTTATTAAGACCGGCAGATTAAAATTAGCGCAATTTCCAAATTTGGGGTATCCCTGTGAGAAATGCGGGACAAGCATCCGGGAAGGCAAGCTATGCGGCAGCTGTGCGGGGAATCTGAGAAAAGATCTTCAGCAGTTTACCGCTGAGGAAGAACGAAGAAAAGAGGCTGTCCAGAGAGAGAAACATGGCACTTATTTTGCCGTCAATGAAAAAATTAATAAGCGATTCTAA
- the fliD gene encoding flagellar filament capping protein FliD: protein MVRIGGLASGMDIDQLVSDLMKAERMPLDKLKQKKQVLEWQRDDYRAMNSLLLDFRSELTQMKLTTRYRSRLTTSSNEAMVTATASGAASQSSYSISKVTQLASAETRVNGGSISADGKSIDPSKSLYAQESSFMYKGNHIDSTGNPVASAWKNGAVLSKNIDVIDPAAISFGDMSKVDLSELSSWSVKVNGVGFNALSEAELTAANRPLKENEVLIKEDGTLQFGKEPAKGSVIKIDYVATERTGSHVISNSTSSIQLAQGALNEVKSIKIKETTSGTTTEKTFSMGNIVNGEREILDDANKVVGTLNYETGKITFNSDMQKPADGSDTTMALEIAYDHKYTAFSVDTSTSKGDRHDSFLISGSESLNNVISKVNASSAGVNMFFDSATGQMTMTRTETGDFNKGGAEITTSGSFLNDVLRFKGAAVKEEGRNAEFVINGLATNRSSNTFEVNGVTFTLKQTFEDQPVSINVSNDSTKVFDNIKAFVDKYNEMIDKIQKKTGEERYRSYTPLTDEQREQLSDKQQEQWEERAKSGLLRKDSTLQSVLSGMRMNFYQPVSNDLVSPLYNQLASIGIKTTSNYLEGGKLEIDEAALKKAIEDDPVSVENLFRGEGQTDGQRGIAHRLYDTVNAAMDKLKTKAGNSFSTNQQFTIGRELNDVGKRIDSFEDKLKQVEDRYWRQFTAMEKAIQRSNEQSMFLMNQFGGM from the coding sequence TTGGTTAGAATCGGAGGTCTGGCGAGCGGGATGGATATTGACCAGCTTGTATCAGATCTAATGAAGGCAGAACGGATGCCTCTTGATAAATTAAAGCAGAAGAAACAAGTATTAGAATGGCAGCGCGATGATTACCGTGCAATGAATTCTTTGCTATTGGACTTTAGAAGTGAATTGACACAGATGAAGCTGACTACACGTTATCGCTCGCGTCTGACAACTTCTTCAAATGAAGCGATGGTAACTGCCACAGCAAGCGGAGCAGCAAGCCAGTCTTCTTACTCAATTTCAAAAGTAACACAGCTGGCAAGTGCTGAGACTCGAGTGAACGGCGGCAGTATTTCTGCAGATGGGAAGTCCATCGACCCAAGCAAAAGCCTTTATGCACAGGAAAGCAGTTTTATGTATAAAGGCAATCATATAGATTCAACTGGAAACCCTGTCGCTAGTGCTTGGAAAAATGGTGCTGTTTTAAGTAAAAATATTGATGTGATCGATCCAGCTGCCATTAGTTTCGGAGATATGTCCAAGGTGGATCTAAGTGAACTTAGCTCCTGGAGTGTAAAGGTTAATGGAGTAGGGTTTAATGCGCTGAGTGAGGCAGAATTGACTGCGGCGAACCGTCCCTTAAAAGAGAATGAAGTTTTAATAAAAGAAGATGGAACACTGCAATTCGGCAAGGAACCTGCAAAGGGAAGTGTCATTAAGATTGATTATGTGGCTACTGAACGCACGGGTTCACACGTTATTTCAAACAGCACTTCCTCCATTCAATTGGCACAAGGTGCCTTGAACGAAGTGAAAAGCATTAAGATAAAGGAAACAACGTCTGGAACGACCACTGAGAAAACTTTTTCAATGGGCAATATCGTGAATGGAGAAAGAGAAATACTCGATGATGCCAATAAAGTGGTAGGCACCCTTAACTACGAAACAGGGAAAATCACGTTTAATTCGGATATGCAAAAACCGGCAGATGGATCTGACACAACGATGGCTCTGGAGATTGCGTATGACCACAAATACACTGCTTTTTCAGTCGATACGTCAACCTCTAAAGGAGATCGTCATGATTCCTTCCTGATTTCAGGCAGTGAGTCTCTGAATAATGTCATTAGTAAAGTCAATGCTTCAAGTGCTGGTGTCAATATGTTCTTTGACAGTGCTACAGGCCAAATGACGATGACCCGCACAGAGACGGGTGATTTTAATAAGGGCGGGGCTGAGATCACTACAAGCGGAAGCTTTCTGAATGATGTTCTGCGCTTTAAAGGGGCTGCGGTCAAAGAAGAAGGAAGAAACGCTGAATTCGTGATTAATGGATTGGCTACCAATCGGAGCTCAAACACATTTGAAGTTAACGGTGTTACCTTTACTCTTAAGCAGACATTTGAAGATCAGCCGGTCAGCATCAATGTCAGCAATGATTCCACAAAGGTTTTTGATAATATTAAGGCATTTGTGGATAAGTACAATGAAATGATTGATAAGATCCAGAAAAAAACTGGTGAAGAACGCTATAGAAGCTATACCCCATTAACCGATGAACAGCGTGAGCAGCTTTCGGACAAGCAGCAGGAGCAATGGGAAGAGAGAGCTAAAAGCGGTCTCTTGCGCAAGGATTCTACTCTTCAGTCTGTTTTATCGGGGATGCGGATGAACTTTTACCAGCCCGTATCGAATGATCTTGTTTCTCCGCTTTATAATCAGCTGGCGAGTATCGGCATTAAAACGACAAGCAATTATTTAGAAGGCGGTAAGCTTGAAATTGATGAAGCTGCCCTGAAAAAGGCAATCGAAGATGATCCTGTGTCTGTTGAGAATCTTTTTAGAGGGGAAGGACAGACAGACGGGCAAAGAGGGATTGCCCACAGGCTTTATGATACAGTAAACGCTGCTATGGACAAATTGAAGACAAAAGCCGGAAACAGCTTTTCAACCAATCAGCAATTTACCATCGGCAGGGAACTGAATGATGTAGGCAAGCGGATTGATAGCTTTGAAGATAAATTAAAGCAGGTTGAAGACCGCTACTGGCGCCAATTCACCGCCATGGAAAAAGCGATTCAGCGTTCCAATGAGCAGTCCATGTTCCTCATGAACCAATTTGGCGGCATGTAA
- the fliW gene encoding flagellar assembly protein FliW, whose product MNIQTKFHGEQEIIKDDIINFPSGIPGFLEEKEFYVLPLKGTDLFVLQSVRTTEVAFIVTDPFVLFPQYEFDLPEEALEKLEIQSNKDVVTFAILTVSEPFQETTVNLQAPLVINQTKKLGKQVILNQTPYQTKHKIMTPQEQGEI is encoded by the coding sequence ATGAATATCCAAACAAAGTTTCATGGTGAGCAGGAAATAATTAAGGATGACATTATTAATTTTCCATCTGGGATTCCGGGTTTTTTAGAGGAGAAGGAGTTTTATGTTCTTCCTCTTAAAGGGACAGACTTATTTGTGCTCCAGTCAGTAAGAACAACTGAGGTGGCATTTATCGTGACAGATCCATTTGTTCTTTTTCCGCAGTATGAGTTTGATTTGCCAGAAGAGGCATTAGAAAAATTAGAGATCCAATCCAATAAAGATGTGGTAACTTTTGCGATTTTAACAGTAAGTGAGCCATTCCAAGAAACAACTGTTAACTTGCAGGCACCATTAGTCATTAACCAAACAAAAAAGCTGGGCAAACAAGTCATACTTAATCAAACACCTTATCAGACCAAGCATAAAATCATGACACCTCAGGAACAGGGGGAGATATAA